In Streptomyces longhuiensis, the following proteins share a genomic window:
- a CDS encoding M20 metallopeptidase family protein, with the protein MSTTERAKELQPELAGLRRSLHREPELGLQLPRTQEKVLAALDGLPLDITLGKNLSSVTAVLRGGRPGGAVLLRGDMDALPVTEKTGVDYRSRTPGAMHACGHDLHTAGLVGAAMLLAERREHLRGDVVFMFQPGEEGHNGAGAMIEEGVLDAAGKPLDAAYALHVAANRVPGGMIASRPGTITSASDLLRVTVRGKGGHGATPHSAKDPVPVACEIVTALQNWVTRRFDIFDPVVVTVGSFHAGTKQNVIPETAEFEATVRSYSEGNHERLIEGLPRLVRGIADAHGIGAEVHYDVAYPVTVNEPGETAFALDTARDLFGADQAWQAPHPANGSEDFAFVLRRTPGAMLLVGAAPEGVDLEEAPMNHSPYAVFDDRVLYRQAALLAELAERRLAAGAAT; encoded by the coding sequence ATGTCGACCACGGAACGCGCCAAGGAACTCCAGCCCGAACTGGCCGGGCTGCGGCGCTCCCTGCACCGCGAACCCGAGCTCGGACTCCAGCTGCCCCGCACCCAGGAGAAGGTCCTCGCGGCCCTCGACGGTCTTCCGCTGGACATCACCCTCGGCAAGAACCTCAGCTCCGTGACGGCGGTCCTGCGCGGCGGTCGGCCCGGCGGCGCCGTGCTGCTCCGCGGCGACATGGACGCCCTCCCCGTCACCGAGAAGACGGGGGTGGACTACAGGTCGCGGACCCCGGGCGCCATGCACGCCTGCGGTCACGACCTGCACACGGCCGGGCTCGTCGGCGCGGCCATGCTCCTCGCCGAACGCCGTGAACACCTGCGCGGCGACGTGGTGTTCATGTTCCAACCCGGCGAAGAGGGCCACAACGGCGCCGGCGCGATGATCGAGGAGGGTGTACTCGACGCGGCGGGGAAGCCTCTCGACGCGGCCTACGCGCTGCATGTCGCCGCCAACCGGGTCCCCGGCGGCATGATCGCCTCCCGTCCCGGCACCATCACTTCCGCTTCCGACCTGCTCCGGGTGACGGTGCGCGGCAAGGGAGGGCACGGCGCGACCCCGCACAGCGCCAAGGACCCGGTCCCCGTCGCCTGCGAGATCGTCACCGCCCTGCAGAACTGGGTGACCCGCCGCTTCGACATCTTCGATCCGGTGGTCGTCACCGTTGGCAGCTTCCACGCCGGTACGAAGCAGAACGTCATCCCGGAGACGGCCGAGTTCGAGGCCACGGTGCGCAGTTACTCCGAGGGCAATCACGAGCGCCTCATCGAGGGCCTGCCCCGACTGGTCCGCGGCATCGCGGACGCGCACGGCATCGGGGCGGAGGTCCACTACGACGTGGCCTATCCGGTCACCGTCAACGAACCCGGCGAGACCGCCTTCGCCCTCGACACGGCCCGCGACCTGTTCGGCGCCGACCAGGCCTGGCAGGCCCCGCACCCTGCGAACGGCTCGGAGGACTTCGCGTTCGTCCTCCGGCGCACCCCCGGCGCGATGCTCCTCGTCGGCGCGGCCCCCGAGGGCGTGGACCTGGAGGAGGCTCCGATGAACCACTCACCGTACGCCGTCTTCGACGACCGGGTCCTGTACCGCCAGGCCGCGCTCCTCGCGGAGCTCGCCGAGCGTCGCCTCGCGGCGGGTGCGGCGACATGA
- a CDS encoding Lrp/AsnC family transcriptional regulator, whose translation MTQDSVHALDHVDQALVHALQIAPRAGWARIGAALGMDAVTVARRWGRLTDTGAAWISCHPAPALATSGQGCLAFVEVDCANGSLLSVARELAEERHVSAVAHVSGERDLLLTVMAPDPVALTRWVTRRLGAMDGIVTTRTHLASTVYAEGSRWRLRALDGDQISRLAAEEVPGSDAPAFPLTSLDHRLVAALSVDGRATYRALADVCGVSADTVRRRTARLFAAGLVQTRCEVARPLSEWPVSVYLWGQVAPGDLRAVSAQVTGMREVRLCAAVIARHNLKLVAWVRSLDDAQRFEVRLAERVPGLTVADRAVALWPMKLNGHLLDERGYHAGAVPLDISGLPQA comes from the coding sequence ATGACGCAGGATTCCGTGCATGCGCTGGACCATGTGGATCAGGCACTGGTGCACGCGCTCCAGATCGCGCCACGGGCCGGCTGGGCCCGGATCGGCGCCGCCCTCGGCATGGACGCGGTGACGGTCGCCCGGCGCTGGGGCCGGCTCACCGACACAGGCGCCGCCTGGATCAGCTGCCACCCCGCTCCGGCCCTGGCCACGTCGGGCCAGGGATGTCTGGCGTTCGTCGAGGTCGACTGCGCGAACGGGAGCCTGCTGTCGGTCGCCCGCGAACTCGCCGAGGAGCGGCACGTGTCCGCCGTCGCGCACGTCAGTGGCGAGCGTGACCTGCTCCTGACCGTCATGGCGCCGGACCCGGTCGCGCTCACGCGCTGGGTGACCCGCCGGCTCGGCGCGATGGACGGCATCGTCACCACCCGCACTCATCTGGCGAGCACCGTCTACGCGGAGGGGAGCCGGTGGCGGCTGCGCGCGCTCGACGGGGACCAGATCTCCCGCCTCGCGGCGGAGGAGGTACCGGGTTCCGACGCGCCGGCATTCCCGCTGACCTCCCTCGACCACCGCCTCGTCGCCGCGCTGTCGGTCGACGGCCGCGCGACGTATCGCGCTCTCGCGGACGTCTGCGGGGTGAGCGCCGACACCGTCCGTCGCCGGACGGCCCGCCTCTTCGCGGCGGGCCTGGTGCAGACGCGCTGCGAGGTGGCGCGTCCTCTGTCGGAGTGGCCCGTGTCGGTGTATCTGTGGGGCCAGGTCGCGCCCGGGGACCTACGGGCCGTGTCCGCCCAGGTCACCGGCATGCGCGAGGTACGTCTGTGCGCAGCGGTGATCGCCCGCCACAATCTCAAACTCGTCGCCTGGGTCCGCTCACTCGACGACGCCCAGCGCTTCGAGGTGCGGCTCGCCGAGCGCGTGCCGGGGCTGACCGTCGCCGACCGGGCGGTGGCCCTGTGGCCGATGAAGCTGAACGGCCATCTGCTCGACGAGCGCGGTTACCACGCGGGGGCGGTCCCGCTCGACATCAGCGGGCTGCCGCAGGCGTGA
- a CDS encoding glycoside hydrolase family 16 protein, producing the protein MTVRSSWRRRASLYAASLACCAASLAAVPTGASAAPAPVGSTAKAAAAATFTDDFNGAAGSAVDGGKWQIETGDNVNNHERQYYTAGNSNAALDGQGNLVITARKENPNNYQCWYGRCEYTSARLNTSGKFTQAYGHVEARMKVPRGQGMWPAFWMLGDDIGSVGWPASGEIDVMENVGFEPGTVHGTLHGPGYSGSGGIGAAYSLPGGQAFADGFHTFAVDWAPNSVKWSVDGNVYQTRTPADVGGNQWAFNKPFFLILNLAVGGYWPGDPDGSTSFPQQLVVDYVHVTTQ; encoded by the coding sequence ATGACCGTGCGCTCATCCTGGCGCCGCCGCGCCTCCCTGTACGCCGCCTCCCTTGCCTGCTGTGCCGCGAGCCTGGCGGCGGTCCCCACCGGCGCGTCCGCCGCCCCGGCGCCCGTCGGCAGTACCGCGAAAGCCGCCGCCGCGGCCACGTTCACCGACGACTTCAACGGCGCCGCGGGCTCGGCCGTCGACGGCGGCAAGTGGCAGATCGAGACCGGCGACAACGTCAACAACCATGAACGGCAGTACTACACCGCGGGCAACAGCAACGCCGCGCTCGACGGCCAGGGCAACCTGGTCATCACGGCCCGCAAGGAGAACCCGAACAACTACCAGTGCTGGTACGGGCGTTGCGAGTACACCTCGGCCCGTCTCAACACCTCGGGCAAGTTCACCCAGGCCTACGGTCATGTCGAGGCCCGGATGAAGGTGCCGCGCGGACAGGGCATGTGGCCCGCGTTCTGGATGCTCGGGGACGACATCGGCAGCGTCGGCTGGCCGGCGAGCGGCGAGATCGACGTCATGGAGAACGTCGGCTTCGAACCCGGTACGGTCCACGGCACGCTGCACGGCCCCGGATACTCGGGCTCGGGCGGCATCGGCGCGGCCTACTCGCTGCCCGGCGGACAGGCCTTCGCGGACGGATTCCACACGTTCGCCGTGGACTGGGCCCCGAACTCCGTCAAATGGTCGGTCGACGGGAACGTCTACCAGACCCGTACGCCCGCCGACGTCGGCGGCAACCAATGGGCGTTCAACAAGCCGTTCTTCCTGATCCTCAACCTCGCGGTCGGCGGCTACTGGCCGGGCGACCCCGACGGCAGCACGAGCTTCCCCCAGCAGCTCGTCGTGGACTACGTCCACGTCACCACCCAGTAA
- a CDS encoding SDR family NAD(P)-dependent oxidoreductase: MNPRITLITGATQGLGRGIALDLATRGDTLLLHGRDTGRLEAVAADVRRAAPDATVRTYLADLSDLDQVRAMADRIRDVEPRLDVLVNNAVASAGAEPLRRELSAQGHELRFAVNHLAPYALIRGLLPLLRASAPARVVNVASMGQERIDFDDVMLERDYEGLRAYCRSKLALIMATFELGAELDGTGVTVNALHPAHLMDTEGVRAYGFTPMTGIEEGVRPTVRLITDPELGSTTGRYFDRFTETRAHEQAYDKEARRRLMALTDELTGYDPAAP, translated from the coding sequence ATGAACCCACGCATCACCTTGATCACCGGAGCGACCCAGGGCCTGGGCCGTGGCATCGCGCTAGACCTCGCCACGCGCGGCGACACCCTCCTCCTGCATGGCCGCGACACGGGGCGGCTCGAAGCGGTGGCCGCCGATGTGCGGAGGGCCGCACCGGACGCCACGGTCCGTACATACCTCGCCGACCTCTCGGACCTCGACCAGGTGCGTGCCATGGCCGACCGGATCCGCGATGTGGAACCCCGTCTCGACGTGCTGGTCAACAACGCGGTCGCCAGTGCCGGCGCGGAGCCGCTGCGGCGGGAGTTGAGCGCGCAGGGGCACGAACTGCGGTTCGCGGTCAACCACTTGGCCCCGTACGCCCTGATCCGCGGCCTCCTGCCCCTGCTCAGGGCCTCCGCCCCCGCCCGCGTCGTCAACGTCGCGTCCATGGGGCAGGAGCGCATCGACTTCGACGACGTCATGCTGGAGCGGGACTACGAAGGGCTGCGGGCGTACTGCCGCAGCAAGCTCGCCCTGATCATGGCGACGTTCGAGCTGGGCGCGGAACTCGACGGCACGGGTGTCACGGTCAACGCCCTGCACCCGGCCCATCTCATGGACACGGAGGGCGTGCGAGCGTACGGCTTCACCCCGATGACGGGAATCGAGGAGGGCGTAAGGCCGACGGTGCGGCTGATCACGGACCCTGAGCTCGGGTCCACCACAGGCCGGTACTTCGACCGCTTCACGGAGACGCGCGCCCACGAACAGGCCTACGACAAGGAGGCGCGCCGGCGCCTGATGGCGCTGACGGACGAGCTGACGGGGTACGACCCCGCGGCACCGTGA
- a CDS encoding HEAT repeat domain-containing protein yields the protein MALFVHLTPQANAARIRRAGIRAAGKRHDGRRGVFCFPVLASYTLTHQWLRELARHGGPRGLVAVQVRLPDDEPVTVGRYHREPLATTAGDAVRRLAAMDDPRGWEVFVPRAVAKREVQRVRAVRQVTGWRYFPDAHGVVPCTCAGCRVRGEYGSRRLRERRPHPHDGPPPPAPVLLRRVEAAGDPGDATALCEALHWFGLRRRGPVERLSPLADHPEPAVREALADAVAGWSTPGVDALLDRLVADPDPDVRELAAAVAERREERRAHR from the coding sequence ATGGCACTGTTCGTACACCTGACGCCCCAGGCCAACGCGGCGCGCATCAGGCGGGCGGGTATCCGGGCCGCCGGCAAGCGCCACGACGGCAGGCGCGGGGTGTTCTGCTTCCCCGTGCTCGCGTCGTACACGCTCACGCACCAGTGGCTGCGGGAGCTGGCACGGCACGGCGGGCCGCGCGGGCTCGTCGCCGTCCAGGTGCGGCTGCCCGACGACGAGCCCGTCACGGTCGGCCGGTACCACCGCGAACCGCTGGCGACGACGGCCGGCGACGCGGTGCGCCGCCTGGCCGCGATGGACGACCCGCGCGGGTGGGAGGTGTTCGTCCCCCGGGCGGTCGCCAAACGCGAGGTGCAGCGCGTCCGCGCCGTCCGCCAGGTGACCGGCTGGCGTTACTTCCCCGACGCGCACGGCGTCGTGCCGTGCACGTGCGCGGGCTGCCGGGTGCGAGGCGAATACGGGTCCCGGCGGCTGCGTGAACGCAGGCCGCACCCGCACGACGGCCCGCCGCCCCCCGCGCCCGTCCTGCTGCGACGCGTGGAGGCGGCCGGAGATCCGGGCGACGCCACGGCGCTGTGCGAGGCGCTGCACTGGTTCGGCCTGCGCCGGCGGGGCCCGGTGGAACGCCTCTCGCCGCTCGCCGACCACCCGGAGCCGGCGGTGCGCGAGGCTCTCGCCGACGCGGTCGCCGGCTGGTCGACGCCCGGGGTCGACGCGCTCCTCGACCGCCTCGTGGCCGACCCGGACCCCGACGTGCGGGAGCTGGCGGCGGCGGTCGCCGAACGGCGGGAGGAGAGACGCGCGCATCGATGA
- a CDS encoding peptide deformylase: protein MSFRLSDGTSQDLRVRVQGVPVDSYPALPPEVARGTVRRITVVGEEILHRRCREVTEFGTPELACLIDDMFATNAVADGAAIAANQVDVDLQLFVWDITDDWGVRHVGHIANPVLDELPAAQRVLAEESEGCLSVPGPYKLVPRPDHAVVRGRDKEGDPLVIEGRGYFARCLQHETDHLYGRTYLDRLARRERKAALGEMDEAKDSVFARRVARAAELGK, encoded by the coding sequence ATGTCTTTTCGGCTGAGTGACGGAACATCACAAGATCTCAGGGTGCGGGTGCAGGGTGTTCCGGTGGACTCCTACCCGGCCCTTCCGCCGGAGGTCGCGCGCGGAACGGTGCGCCGCATCACCGTCGTGGGGGAGGAGATCCTGCACCGCCGCTGCCGTGAGGTGACGGAGTTCGGAACTCCCGAACTGGCGTGCCTGATCGACGACATGTTTGCCACGAACGCTGTCGCGGACGGCGCGGCCATCGCCGCCAACCAGGTCGATGTGGACCTCCAGTTGTTCGTGTGGGACATCACGGACGACTGGGGCGTGCGTCATGTCGGACACATCGCCAACCCCGTCCTCGACGAACTGCCCGCCGCGCAGCGCGTCCTGGCCGAGGAGTCGGAGGGCTGCCTGTCGGTCCCCGGCCCCTACAAGCTCGTGCCCCGGCCGGACCACGCAGTCGTCCGGGGCCGCGACAAGGAGGGAGATCCGCTGGTGATCGAGGGTCGGGGCTACTTCGCACGCTGCCTCCAGCACGAGACGGATCACCTCTACGGCCGCACGTATCTGGACCGGCTTGCCCGACGCGAACGCAAGGCCGCGCTGGGCGAGATGGACGAAGCGAAGGACAGTGTGTTCGCCCGCCGGGTGGCTCGCGCCGCCGAACTGGGCAAGTGA
- a CDS encoding winged helix-turn-helix domain-containing protein, with protein MSDKERRTAPAGPDLGSGSGSGSGSGSGSGPWVPQHGARRPLPDHPVRIALLDLLAEVGTVTSTEAAARLGHSSGLCSFHLRQLARYGLIEEAPPTDGRARPWQLRWEADHLTDQAGGVEFTAPAHGLEDESYRRRLAHLEQAPAAWRHDDSFSAALRLSPDEVTQLAVSMRQLMTEFQARHDRAATRPADTVAVAAVARLFPLLDEDAAPTQRQIEPPTGSSGS; from the coding sequence ATGAGCGACAAGGAACGACGCACAGCGCCCGCCGGCCCTGACCTCGGCTCCGGCTCCGGCTCCGGCTCCGGCTCCGGCTCCGGCTCCGGCCCGTGGGTCCCGCAGCACGGAGCGCGCCGGCCCCTGCCCGACCACCCGGTCCGGATCGCGCTCCTCGATCTGCTCGCCGAGGTCGGCACGGTCACGTCCACCGAGGCCGCAGCCCGCCTCGGACACAGCTCCGGCCTCTGCTCGTTCCATCTGCGCCAGCTCGCGCGCTACGGCCTCATCGAGGAGGCGCCCCCCACGGACGGACGGGCCCGGCCGTGGCAGTTGCGCTGGGAGGCCGACCACCTGACGGACCAGGCCGGCGGGGTGGAGTTCACCGCGCCGGCCCACGGCCTCGAGGACGAGAGCTACCGTCGCCGCCTCGCCCACCTGGAACAGGCTCCGGCGGCGTGGCGGCACGATGATTCGTTCAGCGCGGCGCTGCGCCTCAGCCCCGACGAGGTGACCCAACTGGCCGTGTCCATGCGTCAGTTGATGACAGAGTTCCAGGCGCGTCACGACAGGGCCGCGACGCGCCCGGCGGACACCGTGGCGGTCGCGGCCGTCGCGCGGCTGTTCCCCCTGCTCGACGAGGACGCTGCTCCCACCCAGCGGCAGATCGAACCCCCGACAGGGTCTAGCGGATCTTGA
- a CDS encoding right-handed parallel beta-helix repeat-containing protein, giving the protein MRTVPGFRKNRRSPLPGLLAAAVGVSLGFGAAVAPTASAAEGGKTVTLHVAPTGSDRANGSAARPFRTVERAQEAARKEVRKHRARPVDVVVHAGTYRLDHTLTFGPKDSGTERAPVRYLAAPGEHVVISGGRSLRPEWTSYNDTVKVADIGAGLDFDGLFLDGERQVLARYPNYDPKTAILGGYAADAISAQRVARWKNPTTALVRGLHQGEWGGNSYRVTGLKADGTPQLDWVGDNNRGSGLHTTYRMVENVFEELDAPGEWFYDKAAGKLYFFPPKGADLASAHIETAELDELIRVQGGGPDDAVHDLSLSGFTFARTHRTLFDQPYEKLQLGDWAIARAAAVHLKNTENVAVRDSLFDQVGGNALFVDGYNREDTVSGNEFSHSGASDVAVVGNRDAVREPSTWDSMRKTITDTTPGPKSENYPRDIRVSGNYMHDNGQFEKQTSGVQISMSRRVTVDGNTIHDGPRACVDINDGTWGGHVIENNDIFNCVKETSDHGPINSWGRDRFWPLTADDATKKSYAKLDATDTTVIRHNRIRHSSHWDIDLDDGSSNYLIEDNLLLNGGVKLREGFHRTVRNNIFVNGGAHFHVWYADSGDTVEKNIFVTGTPYSLIQADMAKSRPSVDNNLFWNNGRPVTGVTDAWRALGLDTHSVTADPEFTGASPFTDPKKLDYTLQADSPARALGFRPFAMDGFGKAGSPTPPPLEWVDDTPTDTLDAFQEPLLGASATRIYSDAVKSATGLTDYDGLHLPTVPTTSEAYRQGLRTNDVIREIDGKKVTGRDSFWSVYNRSAPGADVPLTIWRNQAATQLTVRKPESGEQINNTSGVVYTGSGWDWKNASRGGGGGWADDVHATQNKGDSFELTFNGTAIDVITQINSDEGQVDLYVDGQPAGTIDNSSPTRQHQQTVFTRSGLTPGEHTIKGVMKTGSYLIVDSFKIR; this is encoded by the coding sequence GTGCGTACCGTCCCAGGTTTCCGCAAGAACCGAAGATCCCCGCTTCCCGGTCTGCTCGCCGCGGCGGTGGGTGTCAGTTTGGGGTTCGGCGCCGCCGTCGCGCCCACCGCGTCGGCGGCCGAGGGTGGCAAGACCGTCACCCTCCACGTGGCACCCACCGGCAGCGATCGTGCCAACGGCTCGGCGGCCAGGCCGTTCCGCACGGTGGAGCGCGCCCAGGAAGCCGCCCGCAAGGAAGTGCGCAAGCACCGGGCGCGACCCGTCGACGTCGTGGTGCACGCGGGCACCTACCGCCTGGACCACACCCTGACGTTCGGCCCGAAAGACTCGGGCACGGAGCGCGCCCCGGTCCGCTACCTCGCCGCACCCGGTGAACACGTCGTCATCAGCGGCGGCCGATCGCTGCGGCCCGAGTGGACCTCGTACAACGACACCGTCAAGGTCGCCGACATAGGCGCCGGTCTCGACTTCGACGGTCTCTTCCTGGACGGGGAACGCCAGGTCCTCGCCCGGTACCCCAACTACGACCCCAAGACCGCGATCCTGGGCGGCTACGCGGCCGACGCCATCTCGGCGCAGCGTGTCGCCCGCTGGAAGAACCCCACCACCGCGCTCGTACGCGGCCTGCACCAGGGGGAGTGGGGCGGCAACTCCTACCGGGTCACCGGGCTGAAGGCCGACGGCACCCCGCAACTCGACTGGGTGGGCGACAACAACCGCGGCAGTGGCCTGCACACCACGTACCGCATGGTGGAGAACGTCTTCGAGGAGCTCGACGCCCCCGGCGAGTGGTTCTACGACAAGGCGGCCGGCAAGCTCTACTTCTTCCCGCCGAAGGGCGCCGATCTCGCCTCGGCGCACATCGAGACCGCCGAACTCGACGAACTCATCAGGGTGCAGGGCGGCGGACCGGACGATGCCGTGCACGATCTGAGCCTCTCCGGCTTCACGTTCGCCCGCACCCACCGCACCCTCTTCGACCAGCCGTACGAGAAGCTCCAGCTCGGCGACTGGGCGATCGCGCGCGCCGCGGCGGTCCACCTCAAGAACACCGAGAACGTCGCCGTACGCGACTCGCTCTTCGACCAGGTCGGCGGAAACGCCCTCTTCGTCGACGGCTACAACCGCGAAGACACCGTCTCCGGCAACGAGTTCAGCCACTCGGGCGCCTCCGACGTCGCCGTCGTGGGCAACCGCGACGCGGTACGCGAGCCGTCCACCTGGGACAGCATGCGCAAGACCATCACGGACACCACACCCGGCCCTAAGTCCGAGAACTACCCGCGCGACATCCGCGTCAGCGGCAACTACATGCACGACAACGGGCAGTTCGAGAAGCAGACCTCCGGCGTGCAGATCTCGATGAGCCGGCGCGTCACCGTCGACGGCAACACGATCCACGACGGACCCCGTGCCTGCGTCGACATCAACGACGGCACCTGGGGTGGACACGTCATCGAGAACAACGACATCTTCAACTGCGTCAAGGAGACCTCGGACCACGGGCCGATCAACTCCTGGGGCCGCGACCGGTTCTGGCCGCTGACCGCCGACGACGCGACGAAGAAGTCGTACGCGAAGCTCGACGCGACGGACACCACCGTCATCCGGCACAACCGGATCCGCCACTCCTCGCACTGGGACATCGACCTGGACGACGGAAGCTCGAACTACCTCATCGAGGACAACCTCCTCCTCAACGGCGGGGTGAAGCTCCGCGAGGGCTTCCACCGGACCGTGCGCAACAACATCTTCGTCAACGGCGGCGCCCACTTCCACGTCTGGTACGCGGACAGCGGCGACACGGTGGAGAAGAACATCTTCGTCACCGGCACTCCCTACAGCCTGATCCAGGCCGACATGGCGAAGAGCAGGCCGTCCGTCGACAACAACCTGTTCTGGAACAACGGCAGGCCGGTCACCGGCGTGACCGACGCGTGGCGTGCCCTCGGCCTCGACACGCACTCGGTGACGGCCGACCCCGAGTTCACCGGAGCCTCGCCCTTCACCGACCCGAAGAAGCTCGACTACACGCTCCAGGCGGACTCCCCGGCGCGCGCCCTCGGCTTCCGTCCCTTCGCGATGGACGGCTTCGGAAAGGCCGGCAGCCCCACGCCGCCCCCGCTCGAATGGGTCGACGACACCCCCACCGACACGCTCGACGCGTTCCAGGAGCCACTGCTCGGGGCCTCGGCCACACGTATCTACTCCGACGCGGTCAAGTCGGCGACGGGGCTGACCGACTACGACGGTCTGCATCTGCCCACCGTCCCCACCACGTCGGAGGCGTACCGGCAGGGCCTGCGGACGAACGACGTCATCCGGGAGATCGACGGCAAGAAGGTCACCGGCCGCGACAGCTTCTGGAGCGTCTACAACCGCTCGGCCCCGGGCGCCGACGTCCCGCTGACGATCTGGCGCAACCAGGCCGCCACGCAACTCACCGTCCGCAAGCCCGAGTCGGGCGAACAGATCAACAACACGTCCGGGGTCGTGTACACCGGCTCGGGCTGGGACTGGAAGAACGCCTCGCGCGGCGGCGGGGGCGGCTGGGCCGACGACGTGCACGCCACACAGAACAAGGGCGACTCCTTCGAGCTCACCTTCAACGGCACGGCGATCGACGTCATCACCCAGATCAACAGCGACGAGGGGCAGGTCGACCTGTACGTGGACGGGCAACCGGCGGGCACGATCGACAACTCCAGCCCCACTCGGCAGCATCAGCAGACCGTGTTCACCAGGTCGGGCCTGACGCCGGGCGAGCACACCATCAAGGGCGTGATGAAGACGGGCAGCTATCTGATCGTGGACAGCTTCAAGATCCGCTAG
- a CDS encoding MBL fold metallo-hydrolase: protein MREGTLVHAAPGVHLVHGSNTNWVILSEGDAVTLIDCGYPGDRQQVLDSLAAAGHSPEALTAILLTHAHNDHLGSAEYLSRTFDAPVYAHEAEVPHARREFLHQVSLGRVLRNSWRPGVLPWAVHALRSGGTTDARVERPQPFPTEGALDLPGRPVPVHTPGHTAGHCAYHLPGAGIVISGDGLVTGHPISRTRGPQLLPTMFDRDRDRTRGSLDVFEKLSGDMVLPGHGPLHRGSVGEAARTARDRATPARQRS, encoded by the coding sequence ATGCGCGAAGGCACCCTCGTTCACGCCGCCCCCGGCGTTCATCTGGTCCACGGCAGCAACACGAACTGGGTCATCCTGAGCGAGGGCGACGCCGTCACGCTCATCGACTGCGGCTACCCCGGCGACCGGCAGCAGGTCCTGGACTCACTGGCCGCGGCGGGCCACTCCCCCGAGGCGCTCACGGCGATCCTGCTCACCCACGCACACAACGACCACCTCGGATCCGCGGAGTATCTCAGCCGCACCTTCGACGCCCCGGTGTACGCGCACGAGGCCGAAGTCCCGCACGCCCGGCGCGAGTTCCTGCACCAGGTCTCGCTCGGCCGGGTCCTGCGCAACAGCTGGCGCCCTGGCGTCCTGCCCTGGGCCGTCCACGCCCTGCGCTCCGGCGGGACGACGGACGCCCGCGTCGAGCGGCCCCAGCCGTTCCCCACTGAGGGTGCCCTCGACCTGCCGGGCCGCCCGGTCCCGGTCCACACCCCCGGACACACCGCCGGCCACTGCGCCTACCATCTCCCCGGCGCGGGCATCGTCATCTCCGGTGACGGCCTGGTCACCGGCCACCCGATCTCGCGCACGCGCGGGCCGCAGCTCCTGCCCACCATGTTCGACAGGGACCGCGACCGCACCCGCGGTTCCCTGGACGTGTTCGAGAAGCTGTCGGGCGACATGGTGCTGCCCGGGCACGGCCCGTTGCACCGCGGTTCGGTGGGCGAGGCCGCCCGGACGGCACGCGACCGTGCGACTCCGGCGCGGCAGAGGTCGTGA